In Acidimicrobiia bacterium, one genomic interval encodes:
- a CDS encoding long-chain fatty acid--CoA ligase encodes MMDDFPLLLSTLYDRSVRIHPDRKIVSVGHDLARTRTTYSETDGRVRRLATALAGLGVDQGDAVGTFAWNNHRHHELYWATANTGRVCHTLNIRLFADQLSYIVNHAGDKALFVDIDLVPLVERFAPELTSVEHFVVMGGEAPDSPLGFISYEDLIADAEPWGQWPLLDERSPMMLCYTSGTTGNPKGVAYTQRSTYLHTISGLAMLHIGPEDTILPVVPMFHAAAWGYPFTAVTAGAGLVYPGPDYSPSGLVDLFESEKVTFSPGVPTVWLGVQQYLMDHPEKRLESIRMLLSGGSAVPRALVEWFERERGIRVQQGWGMTETNPVASAAMLLPEHNGLSLDGKLDRLETAGLPAPGLQIKIVDEAGEELPWDGVAFGELLIRGPWIAAEYYRDPRSPNSFVDGWLRTGDVCKITTEGYIVITDRAKDVIKSGGEWISSLDLERELMAHPGVAEAAVIGVKHIKWQERPLALVVRRPGAEVTAEELLAHLEGRVAKWWLPDRIDFADELPKTGTGKFDKKVVRERYSDLLLEG; translated from the coding sequence ATGATGGATGATTTCCCGCTGCTTCTCTCGACCCTCTACGACCGGTCGGTGCGCATCCATCCCGACAGGAAGATCGTCTCGGTGGGCCACGACCTGGCCCGCACCCGCACCACATATTCCGAGACCGACGGGCGGGTGCGCCGGCTCGCCACCGCGTTGGCCGGGCTCGGGGTGGACCAGGGCGACGCGGTGGGCACCTTCGCCTGGAACAACCACCGCCACCACGAGCTCTACTGGGCCACCGCCAACACCGGGCGGGTTTGCCACACGCTGAACATCAGGCTCTTCGCCGACCAGTTGTCGTACATCGTCAACCACGCCGGCGACAAGGCGTTGTTCGTCGACATCGACCTGGTGCCCCTGGTGGAGCGGTTCGCCCCCGAACTCACCTCCGTGGAGCATTTCGTGGTCATGGGAGGCGAGGCACCCGACTCACCTCTCGGGTTTATCTCCTACGAGGACCTGATCGCCGATGCCGAACCCTGGGGGCAGTGGCCGCTGCTCGACGAACGCTCGCCGATGATGCTCTGTTACACCTCGGGCACCACGGGCAACCCCAAGGGGGTGGCCTACACCCAGCGGTCCACCTACCTGCACACCATCTCGGGCCTGGCGATGCTCCACATCGGGCCGGAGGACACCATCCTCCCTGTGGTCCCGATGTTTCACGCCGCCGCTTGGGGCTATCCGTTCACGGCGGTGACGGCCGGGGCCGGGCTGGTGTATCCCGGGCCGGACTACAGCCCAAGCGGTCTCGTCGATCTGTTCGAATCCGAGAAGGTCACGTTTTCGCCAGGGGTGCCCACGGTTTGGCTGGGGGTACAGCAGTACCTGATGGACCATCCGGAGAAGCGGCTGGAGAGCATTCGCATGCTGCTGTCGGGCGGGTCAGCGGTGCCGCGGGCCCTGGTCGAGTGGTTCGAGCGGGAACGCGGAATCCGGGTACAGCAGGGCTGGGGGATGACGGAGACCAACCCGGTGGCGTCGGCGGCGATGCTGCTGCCTGAGCACAATGGCCTGTCGCTCGACGGCAAACTCGATCGTCTCGAGACCGCCGGCCTGCCCGCTCCTGGCCTGCAGATCAAGATCGTCGACGAGGCGGGCGAGGAACTTCCCTGGGACGGGGTGGCGTTCGGCGAGCTGCTGATCCGGGGCCCGTGGATCGCCGCCGAGTACTACCGGGACCCCCGGTCGCCCAACTCCTTCGTCGACGGTTGGCTGCGCACCGGCGATGTCTGCAAGATCACCACGGAGGGTTACATCGTGATCACCGACCGGGCCAAGGATGTGATCAAGTCGGGTGGCGAGTGGATCTCCTCCCTCGACCTCGAGCGGGAGCTGATGGCTCACCCCGGAGTCGCCGAGGCGGCGGTGATCGGGGTCAAGCACATCAAGTGGCAGGAGCGCCCGCTCGCCCTGGTGGTCCGCCGCCCCGGCGCGGAGGTCACCGCCGAGGAGTTGCTGGCTCATCTCGAAGGCCGGGTCGCCAAGTGGTGGCTGCCCGATCGGATTGACTTCGCCGACGAGTTGCCGAAGACCGGTACCGGCAAGTTCGACAAGAAGGTGGTCCGGGAGCGCTACTCCGACCTGCTCCTCGAAGGGTGA
- a CDS encoding YbaK/EbsC family protein — protein sequence MTDTPATRAAADSGVAHEVVEYGRVNSVEEAAEKRGVEVRRVLKSIVVRRAEGDHLMVLVPGDRVIDWAKLRKLAGVSRMSLAEAEEAFEVTGYRPGTITPFGSKTALPVIADATIEGLASLGGGAHGVAIHLDAADLIRHFAATVADVTKPA from the coding sequence GTGACCGACACGCCGGCGACCCGGGCCGCCGCTGACTCAGGAGTCGCCCATGAGGTGGTCGAGTACGGCCGGGTCAATTCCGTGGAGGAGGCGGCCGAGAAGCGCGGCGTAGAGGTGCGCCGGGTGCTCAAGTCGATCGTCGTGCGGAGGGCCGAGGGTGACCACTTGATGGTCCTGGTGCCCGGCGATCGGGTGATCGACTGGGCGAAGCTGCGTAAGCTCGCCGGCGTCTCGCGGATGTCCCTGGCCGAGGCGGAGGAGGCATTCGAGGTGACCGGGTATCGCCCGGGGACGATCACGCCGTTCGGATCGAAGACGGCCCTGCCGGTGATCGCCGACGCCACGATCGAAGGGCTTGCCTCGCTCGGAGGAGGAGCCCATGGAGTAGCCATCCACCTCGACGCCGCCGACCTGATCCGACACTTCGCGGCGACGGTGGCGGATGTGACCAAGCCCGCCTGA
- the fabI gene encoding enoyl-ACP reductase FabI, translated as MLLDGKRLLITGVLTDDSIAWHSARIAQEQGASIVLTGFGRGMSLTERSAKRLPDPPDVIELDINDPAHMEALVADLDKRWGSVDGALHAIAFAPEDALGGRFLTTPAESASTAFLTSAFSYKTLAVGLLPLMQKAGGGALVTLDFDNTQAWPAYDWMGVAKAALVAVTRYLARDLGQHGIRVNAVSAGPLGTVAAKSIPGFAKFQEVWAERAPLTWDVGDPEPVARMIGVLLSDWAPMTTGEVVHVDGGFHAIAAGGTGES; from the coding sequence GTGCTCTTGGACGGCAAGCGGCTGCTGATCACCGGGGTGCTCACTGACGACTCGATTGCGTGGCACTCGGCCCGGATCGCCCAGGAGCAGGGCGCCTCGATCGTCCTCACCGGCTTCGGGCGGGGGATGAGCCTCACGGAGCGGTCGGCCAAGCGCCTCCCCGACCCGCCCGACGTGATCGAACTCGACATCAACGACCCGGCCCACATGGAGGCCCTGGTCGCCGACCTCGACAAGCGGTGGGGGTCCGTCGACGGCGCGCTCCATGCCATCGCCTTTGCCCCGGAGGATGCCCTCGGGGGCCGCTTCCTCACGACCCCGGCGGAGAGTGCTTCGACCGCGTTTCTAACTTCGGCGTTCTCGTACAAGACCCTCGCCGTCGGACTGCTGCCGCTCATGCAGAAGGCCGGGGGCGGCGCGCTGGTCACCCTCGACTTCGACAACACCCAGGCGTGGCCCGCCTATGACTGGATGGGGGTCGCCAAGGCGGCGCTGGTGGCGGTGACCCGGTACCTCGCTCGCGACCTGGGCCAGCACGGCATTCGGGTGAATGCGGTATCGGCCGGCCCGTTGGGGACCGTGGCCGCCAAGTCGATCCCCGGGTTCGCCAAGTTCCAAGAAGTCTGGGCCGAACGGGCGCCCCTCACCTGGGATGTCGGCGACCCGGAGCCGGTTGCCCGGATGATCGGTGTCCTGCTCAGTGACTGGGCGCCGATGACGACCGGCGAGGTAGTGCACGTCGACGGCGGGTTTCACGCCATCGCTGCCGGCGGAACCGGCGAGTCCTAG
- a CDS encoding HAMP domain-containing sensor histidine kinase, with product MSVPAEVYRRPLGFNGHRATSVVAAESRGHTNPVEAARAIAGAIAAVTGASSVAIVAGGAVVAVHRDGHDLAPLSPSASAAIQSDPSNTVIVPLPAEALPSPASLVVVGADPASDHETLAEIAALGIDMAALAAATQKAIRSAALKDEFVAHVSHELRAPLTTIVGALQTLERLDPADPKADSLQISVREGASRLRHLVEDLLVATKINGGRLPIRPQLTDVVEVVEQAVADVPGAAGVDVRAVGHIPKVDTDEDHLRRIVTNLVDNAVRHGDRPAVVIEASGSGALVEVTDHGPGLPPIVALDPFSGDHQSETGLGLGLRIAGGLASAVGAKLSHHATPGGGATFVLELPAEADS from the coding sequence GTGAGCGTGCCTGCCGAAGTGTATCGACGACCCTTGGGGTTCAATGGTCACCGGGCCACATCCGTGGTTGCTGCTGAGAGCCGCGGTCATACCAATCCGGTCGAGGCGGCGCGAGCCATCGCCGGGGCGATCGCGGCGGTAACCGGCGCTTCCAGCGTGGCGATCGTCGCCGGCGGCGCAGTAGTCGCAGTGCACCGTGACGGCCACGACCTGGCCCCGCTCTCCCCCAGCGCCTCGGCCGCGATCCAGAGCGATCCTTCGAACACCGTGATCGTGCCCCTGCCCGCCGAAGCGCTCCCCTCGCCCGCCAGCCTGGTGGTGGTCGGCGCGGATCCGGCCTCTGATCACGAAACCCTGGCCGAGATCGCCGCGCTTGGCATCGACATGGCCGCGCTGGCTGCAGCCACCCAGAAGGCAATCCGATCCGCCGCTCTCAAGGACGAGTTCGTCGCCCACGTGAGCCACGAGCTGCGGGCCCCCCTGACCACGATCGTCGGAGCACTGCAAACCCTCGAACGCCTCGACCCGGCAGACCCCAAGGCCGACTCGCTACAGATCTCGGTGCGCGAGGGCGCTTCCCGCCTCCGCCATCTGGTCGAGGACCTGCTCGTCGCCACCAAGATCAATGGGGGTCGCCTGCCGATCCGCCCGCAACTCACCGACGTGGTGGAGGTCGTGGAGCAAGCCGTTGCCGACGTGCCGGGGGCGGCCGGAGTCGACGTTCGCGCCGTAGGACACATCCCCAAGGTCGACACCGACGAGGACCATCTCCGCCGCATCGTCACCAACCTGGTCGACAACGCCGTCCGCCACGGAGACCGACCGGCAGTGGTCATCGAGGCGTCAGGGTCGGGCGCTCTCGTCGAGGTCACCGACCACGGCCCGGGACTGCCGCCGATCGTTGCCCTCGATCCGTTCTCCGGGGACCACCAATCCGAAACGGGGCTCGGCCTCGGCTTACGGATCGCCGGGGGCTTGGCCTCCGCCGTCGGCGCCAAGTTGAGCCACCACGCCACTCCTGGTGGAGGGGCAACGTTCGTCCTCGAGCTTCCCGCGGAAGCCGACTCCTAG
- a CDS encoding D-alanine--D-alanine ligase family protein, which yields MARVALFFGGRSEEHEVSCVSAVSTLQALESRGHAVTAVGIDRDGIWHLADPATRPLSAEGPHASLEVPGGRLLADGLAIEIDVAFPVLHGPFGEDGTIQGLFEMASLPYVGSGVLGSAVAMDKDVANRLCRDAGLAIADYVVVRRSAYLDDPSAVVGGVADDLGFPVFVKPANLGSSVGISRADDHGSLKDAIDDALRHGSKVLVEKEVNGREIEVAVLEGPRASVPGEIVVKDGWYTYDAKYRDDATELVVPANLHESEAAIVRAMACKVFEVLECRGLARVDFFYEADGRGFLVNELNTMPGFTPKSMFPMMWAATGMSYAELCDELVSLALS from the coding sequence ATGGCTCGAGTAGCCCTCTTCTTCGGCGGACGTTCCGAGGAACATGAGGTTTCGTGCGTTTCGGCAGTTTCGACCCTCCAGGCGCTGGAGAGCCGCGGCCATGCCGTTACTGCCGTGGGAATCGACCGCGACGGCATCTGGCACCTCGCCGACCCGGCGACCCGGCCGTTGAGCGCCGAGGGGCCGCACGCATCCCTCGAGGTCCCTGGTGGCCGCCTCTTGGCCGATGGGCTTGCCATCGAGATCGATGTTGCCTTTCCCGTGCTGCACGGCCCTTTCGGAGAGGACGGGACGATCCAGGGGTTGTTCGAGATGGCGTCGCTGCCCTATGTCGGGTCAGGTGTGCTGGGATCGGCCGTGGCCATGGACAAGGATGTGGCGAACCGACTCTGCCGGGATGCCGGGCTGGCGATTGCCGACTACGTCGTCGTGCGCAGGTCCGCCTACCTCGATGATCCCTCAGCGGTGGTGGGTGGCGTCGCCGACGACCTCGGCTTCCCGGTCTTCGTCAAGCCCGCCAACCTGGGTTCATCGGTGGGGATCTCACGCGCCGACGATCACGGGAGCCTCAAGGACGCCATCGACGACGCCCTCCGTCACGGGAGCAAGGTGCTTGTCGAGAAGGAGGTCAACGGACGCGAGATCGAGGTGGCGGTGCTCGAGGGGCCTCGCGCTTCGGTACCGGGGGAGATCGTCGTCAAGGACGGCTGGTACACGTACGACGCCAAGTATCGGGACGACGCCACCGAATTGGTCGTCCCGGCCAACCTGCACGAGTCCGAGGCGGCAATAGTCCGGGCCATGGCATGCAAGGTGTTCGAAGTGCTCGAATGCCGCGGCCTCGCCCGGGTCGATTTCTTCTACGAGGCCGACGGACGCGGGTTCCTGGTGAACGAGCTGAACACCATGCCCGGATTCACCCCCAAGTCGATGTTCCCGATGATGTGGGCCGCGACGGGGATGTCGTACGCCGAACTATGCGACGAACTGGTAAGCCTGGCGCTTTCTTAG
- a CDS encoding Lrp/AsnC ligand binding domain-containing protein: MVEAYVLIQTEVGKAAQVAMEVGKIDGVKASEAVTGPYDAIVHVSADDVDSLGKLVVAKIQSVEGITRTLTCPVVKL; encoded by the coding sequence ATGGTCGAGGCCTACGTGCTGATCCAGACCGAGGTCGGAAAAGCGGCCCAGGTGGCAATGGAAGTCGGGAAGATCGACGGTGTGAAAGCATCCGAAGCCGTCACCGGGCCCTACGACGCCATCGTCCATGTATCCGCGGACGACGTCGATTCACTCGGCAAGTTGGTCGTGGCCAAGATCCAGTCCGTCGAGGGGATCACCCGCACCCTGACCTGCCCGGTCGTCAAGCTCTAA
- a CDS encoding alpha/beta hydrolase: MSFVFLALSLTALVLGVTSTMGRGMRGPWWGPAMAAAELAPWFLGGIGLVASVFIAAEWTAGWAGMIGLLLMGLGASGFLLALFRSLRGRAAIVAGVEQVLGENVVVPRIRLRTLLRPFPPLASGLRLETHSYGPHERHLVDRVTSVGFTGPAPVLIHLHGGGWWRGEKGQQARPLLRHMARSGWVVLAATYRLSPEATFPDHLHDVERLIAWARGNADELGIDPGFVAVTGGSAGGHLAALAGLGNGAARVQLAVPFYGVHDMLASDGVSAKWPYLVTQIMKSDPVTHREAWLTASPIHRATADRPPFLVVHGGDDSLVNAEESRLLAQRLRGAGGPPAGYIEVPWAHHGFDFFSSIRAQRLAVAVGAVLNRLYERQKQRLVEEP, encoded by the coding sequence ATGTCTTTCGTTTTCCTGGCGCTGTCGCTCACCGCGCTCGTTCTCGGAGTCACCTCCACGATGGGCCGGGGGATGCGGGGGCCGTGGTGGGGGCCGGCAATGGCGGCGGCGGAACTGGCCCCCTGGTTCCTCGGCGGGATCGGCTTGGTCGCCTCAGTGTTCATTGCCGCCGAGTGGACGGCGGGTTGGGCCGGGATGATCGGCTTGCTGCTCATGGGGTTGGGCGCGTCCGGGTTCCTCCTAGCTCTATTCCGCAGCCTGCGGGGACGGGCGGCGATCGTCGCCGGGGTCGAGCAGGTGCTCGGCGAGAACGTGGTCGTACCGCGTATCCGGCTTCGCACGCTGCTGCGCCCGTTCCCGCCGCTTGCGAGCGGTCTCCGGCTGGAAACCCATTCGTACGGACCCCACGAGCGGCATTTGGTGGATCGGGTGACCTCGGTGGGTTTCACTGGCCCCGCCCCGGTGCTGATCCACCTCCACGGCGGCGGATGGTGGCGGGGCGAGAAGGGGCAGCAGGCACGGCCGCTGCTCAGACATATGGCCCGGTCGGGGTGGGTGGTGCTTGCCGCCACCTACCGCCTCAGCCCTGAGGCCACCTTCCCGGACCACCTCCACGACGTCGAGCGCCTTATCGCATGGGCCAGAGGGAATGCCGACGAACTGGGGATCGATCCCGGTTTCGTCGCCGTCACCGGCGGATCGGCTGGGGGACACCTGGCGGCGCTGGCGGGCCTCGGCAACGGAGCGGCCCGCGTGCAATTGGCTGTGCCTTTCTACGGCGTTCACGACATGCTCGCCTCCGATGGCGTGTCGGCGAAGTGGCCGTACTTGGTGACTCAGATCATGAAATCGGATCCAGTGACCCATCGGGAGGCGTGGCTGACGGCATCGCCGATCCATCGGGCCACGGCAGACCGGCCTCCGTTCCTGGTGGTGCATGGCGGTGACGACTCTCTCGTCAACGCCGAGGAGTCGAGGCTGCTGGCGCAGAGGCTGCGGGGAGCGGGCGGGCCTCCGGCGGGATACATCGAAGTGCCCTGGGCTCATCACGGCTTCGACTTCTTTTCGTCGATCCGAGCACAGCGCCTCGCCGTTGCCGTGGGGGCGGTACTGAACCGGCTGTACGAGCGGCAGAAGCAGCGGCTGGTGGAAGAGCCATGA
- a CDS encoding cold shock domain-containing protein, translating into MQGVVKVYDPKTGFGVVVLDSDQSEVFLQPGSLKDSVFRVLRQGQRIVFEVDSSGAKPFASRVRMGSDGY; encoded by the coding sequence ATGCAGGGTGTCGTCAAGGTGTATGACCCGAAGACCGGGTTCGGCGTGGTCGTGCTCGACTCCGATCAGTCCGAAGTGTTCCTTCAGCCGGGCAGTTTGAAGGACAGCGTCTTCCGGGTGCTCAGGCAGGGTCAACGGATCGTCTTCGAGGTCGACTCCAGCGGCGCCAAGCCTTTCGCCAGCCGGGTGCGAATGGGGTCCGACGGCTACTGA
- the rpmB gene encoding 50S ribosomal protein L28 — MSFRCEVCGKEPWVGKQVSHSHRRSSRRWVPNIQRVRVRHGSNSRRAHVCTSCIKAGKIEKA; from the coding sequence TTGTCTTTTCGTTGTGAGGTCTGCGGAAAAGAGCCGTGGGTCGGTAAACAGGTCAGCCACTCGCACCGGCGTAGCAGTCGCCGGTGGGTGCCGAACATCCAGCGCGTCCGGGTGCGCCACGGGAGCAACTCCCGCCGTGCCCACGTGTGCACGTCGTGCATCAAGGCCGGCAAGATCGAGAAGGCGTAG